In Rhizobium sp. N324, a single genomic region encodes these proteins:
- a CDS encoding CynX/NimT family MFS transporter, translating to MTTSSADAVTTLDVSDELLVDAEAGSLPAPQATPLRGAADRLLLGASLVLIAFNLRPVFSSASALLPEIRAELGLSALGASLLTTLPVVCLGAFSPLAPRLAQRLGTERTLLGVILLLALGTALRGLSSVPLLFIGTALAGACIAIGNVLLPGLVKRDFAGRAALMTGFYTMALCAGAASAAGLTLPIEHALCGSLEGALAAWALPALIVALLWLPQVLRSGSQARRNGFHVKGLWRDRLAWQVTLFMGLQSALAYCVFGWLVPILRERGLDGVSAGAIVSLSVMVQAASCLIVPHIAVRGKDQRLINASLCSVAVIALLGLLFAPLSTVWLWALLQGIGQGGLIAAAMTTIVLRSRDPDVAAHLSGMAQCVGYLLAAIGPLIVGLIRSWTGSFSWCAALFVALGLGAAINGWKAGRSVEINVHAVEKVS from the coding sequence CCTGCCGGCGCCGCAGGCAACACCGCTGCGCGGTGCCGCGGATCGTTTGCTGCTCGGCGCCAGCCTGGTGCTGATCGCCTTCAACCTGCGCCCGGTCTTTTCGAGCGCCTCGGCGCTGCTGCCGGAAATCCGCGCGGAACTTGGCCTCAGCGCGCTTGGCGCCAGCCTGCTGACGACGCTTCCGGTCGTCTGCCTCGGCGCCTTTTCGCCGCTTGCGCCACGTCTTGCCCAGCGCCTCGGCACGGAACGCACGCTGCTCGGCGTTATCCTGCTTCTGGCCCTCGGCACTGCGTTGCGCGGGCTTTCCTCGGTGCCGCTGCTCTTCATCGGCACCGCGCTCGCCGGCGCCTGTATCGCCATCGGCAATGTGCTGCTGCCGGGGCTGGTGAAACGGGATTTCGCGGGGCGCGCCGCGCTGATGACCGGCTTCTACACCATGGCGCTCTGCGCCGGTGCGGCCAGTGCGGCCGGGCTGACGCTGCCGATCGAGCACGCGCTCTGCGGCTCGCTCGAAGGCGCCCTCGCCGCCTGGGCGCTGCCGGCGCTCATCGTCGCCCTGCTCTGGCTGCCGCAGGTTCTGCGCAGCGGCAGCCAGGCCAGGCGAAACGGATTTCATGTCAAAGGCCTCTGGCGGGACCGGCTGGCCTGGCAGGTGACGCTGTTCATGGGGCTGCAATCGGCGCTTGCCTATTGCGTCTTCGGTTGGCTGGTTCCGATCCTGCGCGAACGCGGCCTCGACGGCGTCAGCGCCGGGGCGATCGTTTCGCTGTCGGTGATGGTGCAGGCGGCATCCTGCCTGATCGTGCCGCATATCGCCGTGCGTGGCAAAGACCAGCGGCTGATCAATGCCAGTCTTTGCAGCGTCGCCGTTATCGCCTTGCTCGGCCTGCTGTTTGCGCCGCTGTCGACGGTCTGGCTGTGGGCCTTGCTGCAGGGCATCGGCCAGGGCGGGCTGATCGCGGCGGCGATGACGACGATCGTGCTGCGCTCGCGCGATCCCGATGTCGCCGCCCATCTCTCCGGCATGGCGCAATGCGTCGGCTACCTGCTTGCCGCTATCGGCCCGCTGATCGTCGGCCTCATCCGCAGTTGGACCGGCAGCTTTTCCTGGTGCGCCGCCCTCTTCGTCGCGCTGGGGCTCGGAGCGGCGATCAACGGCTGGAAGGCCGGCCGGTCGGTCGAGATCAATGTCCATGCCGTGGAAAAGGTGAGCTGA